Proteins encoded by one window of Cannabis sativa cultivar Pink pepper isolate KNU-18-1 chromosome 4, ASM2916894v1, whole genome shotgun sequence:
- the LOC115714723 gene encoding auxin-responsive protein SAUR36, whose amino-acid sequence MDSTKSKSNKIRDIVRLQQILKKWKKMANASKNSNTTTNSSTNTASSTTNTSAATITTATSAGGSGGKSIKLLMKRTLSFQDVSMASSNDVVPKGFLAVCVGKEMKRFIIPTEYLSHQAFGILLREAEEEFGFQQEGVLKIPCHVSIFEKILKLVEEKREVFLFNTNNGNDQSFGLITGDKDFINGSCSSSSDCELTPRHPQMCR is encoded by the coding sequence ATGGATTCAACAAAATCCAAGTCTAACAAAATCAGAGACATTGTTAGGCTTCAACAGATCCTAAAAAAGTGGAAAAAGATGGCCAATGCTTCAAAAAACTCAAATACTACTACTAATTCTTCTACAAATACTGCTTCTTCTACAACTAATACGAGTGCTGCAACCATTACTACTGCCACGTCAGCTGGGGGAAGCGGCGGAAAAAGCATTAAGCTGTTGATGAAGAGAACGCTGTCGTTTCAAGACGTTTCTATGGCTTCATCGAACGACGTCGTTCCGAAAGGGTTTCTTGCGGTTTGCGTTGGGAAAGAGATGAAGAGATTTATAATTCCAACAGAGTATCTGAGCCACCAGGCGTTTGGGATTCTTCTAAGGGAAGCGGAAGAAGAGTTTGGTTTCCAGCAAGAGGGAGTGTTGAAGATTCCCTGCCACGTGTCCATCTTCGAGAAGATTCTTAAGCTTGTTGAGGAGAAAAGAGAGGTCTTTTTGTTTAACACTAATAACGGTAACGATCAGTCCTTTGGATTGATTACTGGGGACAAGGATTTCATCAACGGCTCTTGTTCTTCCTCTTCTGACTGTGAGCTTACTCCACGTCACCCACAAATGTGTAGATGA